In Bermanella sp. WJH001, the following are encoded in one genomic region:
- a CDS encoding TonB-dependent receptor, translated as MKRNLLAGVIAAISASGAFAGESVFYITEQGKPVDTLSVTVDGNRKLVGKNGVVSFDLKGGKHQVELSEFGEWAGEFEFDASSDQNAEIKIEMIGGEAIPDISVYTPGKEAVAVLGQISGYIESDETGGGVEGARISVEGSDVSVSTNDEGYFELELPRGEYDLRIAHPSYGNRDVKGMRVFGNSATAMNVNMSLSGDSAIEEVVAVGSYIPSTATSQQRDSSAVLSAIGSEQMSRFGDSNAASALKRVAGVSLIGGQYAVVRGLQGRYISSTLNGLGMPSTDPMRRDVPLDLFPASVLGGIEIQKSYTPDLPGDTTGGSIRMRTKDLPDDDSSKLSVSLGFNSQVTGKDVLSYDGGGTDFIGIDDGTREVPSKVDSQTDGGFDNGNKALLNEFENSYSTKDTTAMPDVAVAYSFGDRLDKNYGELAYYGAVEYKSEWSTREDAYIRDTSGNFDYQRSQFNVDLTGYFVTGVETNSGDEYLSKTVLLRKSEDTTRQQEGTDKEGVDINEVTLQWVERQFFSQQFSGLVFLDAENTFDWRAGLSHTSRYEPDRRNYQYRNDTLASTGLERRFSDLSELSFDAGLDHTFERTFDSGSILKLKTGILLGQKDRTLEMARYGLSGIDITSDLSLTVEEVIENSNAFGLKGNTAVTDSYDASESMLAIYQSYQYEPNESWVFLAGARLEDASQEITYDKKPSANSSLDTSEVLPVVSATWKPVEKWQFRIGASNTVSRPGLTELAESTFYDPETDDAIIGNPDLELSKITNLDFRAEYYLSDSESISLALFNKAIDKPIEKTVPDASGSASKGDTYENSDSADLLGVELDFKVDVLDTDNFSGFLSGNFAWIDSEVNLDDESARLEGNATRALQGQSEVLANIQFGFDHLATGQTFTFLINHFGDRIEKVVRGSLDNEYEKGRTMLDFVYKWDLSENLTIKGKASNLTNEPVEFTQNDQVIESYKTGIDASIGVDYVF; from the coding sequence ATGAAACGTAATTTGCTGGCAGGTGTGATTGCCGCTATTAGTGCTTCGGGTGCGTTTGCAGGTGAGAGTGTTTTTTATATCACAGAACAAGGTAAACCAGTGGATACCTTGTCGGTGACGGTAGACGGTAATCGTAAGCTTGTGGGTAAAAATGGCGTTGTCAGCTTTGACCTTAAAGGTGGCAAACATCAAGTCGAGCTTAGCGAATTTGGCGAGTGGGCCGGTGAATTTGAATTTGATGCCAGCAGCGATCAAAACGCAGAAATTAAAATTGAAATGATTGGTGGCGAAGCCATCCCAGACATCAGCGTATACACCCCAGGCAAAGAAGCCGTAGCGGTATTAGGACAAATTTCTGGTTATATCGAATCGGATGAAACCGGCGGCGGTGTTGAAGGGGCTCGTATTTCTGTTGAAGGCTCTGACGTATCGGTTAGCACCAATGATGAAGGTTACTTTGAACTAGAGCTGCCCCGTGGCGAATACGATTTACGTATTGCTCATCCATCTTATGGCAATCGCGATGTAAAAGGCATGCGAGTGTTTGGTAATAGTGCAACCGCCATGAATGTAAACATGAGCTTAAGTGGCGACAGTGCCATTGAAGAAGTAGTAGCGGTAGGGTCTTATATTCCGTCAACGGCGACTTCTCAGCAGCGTGATTCGAGTGCCGTGTTAAGCGCAATTGGCTCAGAGCAGATGTCACGCTTTGGGGATTCAAATGCCGCTTCTGCACTTAAGCGAGTGGCGGGTGTTTCACTTATTGGTGGTCAATATGCGGTGGTTCGAGGTTTACAGGGACGCTACATCTCATCAACTTTAAATGGTTTAGGCATGCCAAGTACTGACCCTATGCGTCGTGACGTGCCGTTAGATTTATTTCCAGCCAGTGTGTTAGGCGGTATTGAAATTCAAAAAAGTTATACACCTGATTTACCAGGGGATACAACCGGTGGTTCTATCCGCATGCGCACAAAAGACTTGCCAGACGATGACAGTAGTAAACTATCAGTTTCGTTAGGATTTAATTCTCAAGTAACCGGAAAAGACGTTCTATCTTATGACGGTGGCGGTACGGATTTTATTGGTATTGATGACGGTACACGTGAAGTGCCAAGCAAAGTGGATAGTCAAACTGACGGTGGGTTTGATAATGGGAATAAAGCACTGTTGAATGAATTTGAAAATTCTTATTCAACAAAAGATACAACAGCCATGCCGGATGTTGCTGTTGCTTATTCTTTTGGTGATCGCTTAGATAAAAACTATGGCGAGTTAGCTTACTATGGGGCGGTTGAATACAAGAGTGAATGGTCAACTCGTGAAGATGCATATATTCGAGACACATCAGGAAATTTTGATTATCAGCGTAGTCAATTCAATGTGGATTTAACTGGTTATTTTGTTACGGGTGTTGAAACAAATTCAGGTGATGAATATTTAAGTAAAACAGTTTTATTACGTAAATCAGAAGATACAACCCGTCAACAAGAAGGTACAGATAAAGAAGGTGTTGATATTAATGAAGTGACACTTCAGTGGGTTGAACGTCAGTTTTTCTCGCAGCAATTTAGTGGTTTAGTATTCTTAGATGCTGAAAATACATTTGATTGGAGAGCTGGCCTGTCTCATACCAGTCGATATGAGCCTGATCGTCGCAATTATCAATATCGAAATGACACATTGGCTTCAACCGGATTAGAAAGACGTTTCTCTGATTTATCTGAGCTAAGTTTTGATGCAGGGCTTGATCATACATTTGAAAGAACATTTGATAGCGGATCAATACTTAAGCTTAAAACAGGTATTTTACTTGGCCAAAAAGATCGAACGTTAGAAATGGCGCGTTACGGTTTATCGGGTATAGATATTACGTCTGACTTATCTTTAACTGTTGAAGAGGTTATTGAAAATAGCAATGCGTTTGGTCTAAAGGGTAATACAGCCGTTACGGATAGCTATGATGCATCTGAATCTATGTTGGCTATTTATCAATCCTATCAATATGAACCAAATGAATCCTGGGTATTTTTAGCGGGGGCGAGACTTGAAGATGCCTCTCAAGAAATTACATATGATAAAAAGCCAAGCGCTAACTCATCACTCGATACCAGTGAGGTATTACCTGTGGTGTCCGCTACATGGAAGCCAGTTGAAAAATGGCAGTTTCGTATAGGTGCATCTAATACTGTGTCACGTCCGGGTTTAACGGAGCTGGCAGAGTCTACATTTTATGATCCCGAAACAGACGATGCCATTATCGGTAACCCAGATTTAGAGCTTTCAAAAATAACTAATTTGGATTTCCGTGCAGAATACTATCTATCTGATTCAGAAAGCATATCACTAGCATTATTCAATAAAGCAATTGATAAACCCATTGAAAAAACGGTTCCAGATGCTTCAGGAAGTGCCTCTAAAGGTGATACTTATGAAAACTCTGACTCAGCCGATTTATTAGGTGTTGAATTAGATTTTAAAGTAGATGTGCTAGATACAGATAATTTTAGTGGCTTTTTATCTGGTAACTTTGCTTGGATAGACTCAGAAGTTAACTTAGATGACGAATCTGCTCGTTTAGAAGGAAACGCTACCCGAGCATTACAGGGGCAATCAGAAGTTTTGGCCAATATTCAATTCGGGTTTGATCATCTTGCAACAGGACAAACTTTTACATTTTTAATTAATCACTTTGGTGATCGAATTGAAAAGGTAGTAAGAGGCTCTCTTGATAATGAATATGAGAAGGGTCGTACAATGCTTGACTTCGTTTATAAATGGGATCTAAGTGAAAATCTAACGATCAAAGGAAAAGCCAGTAACTTAACTAATGAGCCAGTTGAATTCACTCAAAATGATCAAGTTATCGAAAGTTATAAAACAGGTATCGATGCTTCAATTGGAGTTGATTACGTATTCTAA
- a CDS encoding DUF3450 domain-containing protein has translation MPFHNKASCLLASAFLTVGVMHAQAADMDQAINKGVDRVGKAQQAQVKIDHVDGETRSMEREYRSVVKEVEGLNVYIEQLNKQLLNQESELVKIDESIRQVTLIERQITPLMLRMIDAIDQFVKADIPFLIEQRTKRVEKIKDMMGRSDVTVAEKYRKVMEAYQTEIDYGRTIESYRGDVVIDGTSREVDFLRTGRISLAYQTLDGQKLGVWNAKTSQFEALDSSYKSKIMMGIRIAREQAAPQLIKVPVAAPVVVTAEAK, from the coding sequence ATGCCGTTTCACAATAAAGCCAGCTGCTTATTAGCAAGCGCTTTCCTCACGGTAGGCGTAATGCATGCACAAGCCGCCGATATGGATCAAGCCATTAATAAAGGCGTAGATCGTGTTGGTAAGGCACAACAAGCCCAAGTTAAAATCGATCACGTTGACGGTGAAACCCGTTCAATGGAGCGCGAATACCGCAGTGTTGTAAAAGAAGTTGAAGGCTTAAATGTTTATATTGAACAGTTAAACAAGCAGCTTTTAAATCAAGAATCAGAATTAGTTAAAATTGATGAAAGCATTCGCCAAGTAACTTTAATAGAACGTCAAATTACCCCGTTAATGCTGCGTATGATTGATGCGATTGATCAATTTGTAAAAGCGGATATTCCTTTTTTAATCGAGCAGCGCACTAAACGTGTTGAAAAAATTAAAGACATGATGGGTCGATCAGATGTTACGGTTGCCGAAAAATATCGTAAAGTGATGGAAGCCTATCAAACTGAAATTGATTATGGTCGAACCATTGAGTCTTATCGCGGCGATGTTGTCATTGATGGCACCTCTCGCGAAGTGGATTTTCTACGTACTGGTCGCATCTCACTAGCTTACCAAACCCTTGACGGTCAAAAGCTAGGTGTTTGGAATGCCAAAACCAGCCAATTTGAAGCATTAGATTCTTCATACAAAAGTAAAATTATGATGGGTATTCGTATTGCCCGTGAACAAGCAGCACCTCAGTTAATTAAAGTGCCGGTTGCTGCCCCTGTTGTTGTCACTGCGGAGGCGAAATAA
- a CDS encoding YkgJ family cysteine cluster protein → MSDPVNIIETKDITPAAITADNKCDFCSALCCSYITQELDTPRTMHAFDVLLWQVAHKGIHVFKDGNGWYLLSMTKCEFVMPDNRCGIYETRPMICRDHSNSACEFDVPIDEGCDLYFQTFEKLDNYCRKRFKTWDKRLEKFEEEQAKAKQKKK, encoded by the coding sequence GTGTCTGATCCTGTTAATATCATCGAAACCAAAGACATTACGCCTGCCGCTATCACCGCGGATAACAAGTGTGATTTTTGTTCGGCTTTATGTTGCTCGTATATCACCCAAGAGCTAGATACTCCTCGGACCATGCATGCGTTTGACGTATTACTGTGGCAAGTGGCGCACAAAGGCATTCATGTTTTTAAAGATGGCAACGGCTGGTACCTGCTAAGCATGACCAAGTGTGAATTTGTGATGCCAGATAATCGTTGCGGGATTTATGAAACTCGCCCTATGATCTGCAGAGACCATAGTAATAGTGCGTGTGAATTTGACGTGCCGATTGATGAAGGCTGTGATCTATATTTTCAAACCTTTGAAAAGCTAGATAACTACTGTCGCAAGCGTTTCAAAACCTGGGATAAGCGCCTGGAAAAATTTGAAGAAGAGCAAGCAAAAGCCAAACAGAAGAAAAAATAA
- the ung gene encoding uracil-DNA glycosylase — protein sequence MKELDPSWQAYFEAQFSKPYMLSLLAFIEQEYQHANVYPLKEHVWNAFNLTSLDDVRVVIMGQDPYHGAGQAHGLSFSVQDQVKIPPSLKNIFKELNRDLNLTIPDSGNLQAWAQQGVLLLNSCLTVREGEPASHAKQGWETFTQGCIDYINDQKTGVVFLAWGRFAHDVCAKVDEQKHCVIKTSHPSPLGATKQGKTFDAFLGSGCFSKANTYLRQTGQSEIDWDLAQFIPQTLTLDF from the coding sequence ATGAAAGAACTCGATCCTTCTTGGCAAGCGTATTTTGAGGCTCAATTCAGTAAGCCTTACATGTTGAGCTTATTAGCGTTTATTGAGCAAGAATATCAACATGCCAACGTTTACCCATTAAAGGAGCACGTTTGGAATGCGTTTAACCTAACCAGCCTTGATGATGTACGTGTTGTGATTATGGGGCAAGATCCTTACCACGGCGCAGGTCAAGCACATGGACTGTCGTTTAGTGTGCAAGATCAGGTGAAAATCCCACCTTCCCTTAAAAATATTTTTAAAGAACTGAATCGTGATTTAAACCTAACGATTCCAGACTCTGGAAATTTACAGGCATGGGCGCAACAGGGTGTATTGCTGCTGAACTCGTGTTTAACCGTGCGAGAAGGTGAGCCTGCCAGTCATGCAAAGCAAGGCTGGGAAACCTTTACTCAAGGTTGTATTGATTATATTAATGATCAGAAAACCGGCGTGGTGTTTTTAGCATGGGGACGATTTGCCCATGATGTTTGCGCCAAGGTTGATGAGCAAAAACACTGTGTGATTAAAACCTCTCACCCAAGCCCGCTTGGCGCGACTAAGCAAGGTAAAACTTTTGATGCGTTTTTGGGCTCAGGCTGTTTCTCTAAGGCCAATACGTATTTACGACAAACGGGTCAGTCTGAGATTGATTGGGATCTTGCGCAGTTTATCCCTCAAACCCTCACACTGGATTTTTAG